A region of the Candidatus Tanganyikabacteria bacterium genome:
GTCTCCAGCAGGCCGGGTAGCACGGGCAGGGGCTGCAGGAGGTCGCCGAGATCGACCTGGTCGTGCCCGGCGACCTGCCGCAGGCAGTTCCCGTGCCCGACAAGGTCCTGGGTGCGGCGGAAGCCGAGCATGCCGGTGAGTTCCCGCAGCTCATCGCCCAGGGCCCCGAGGAACGTGCATAGCTGCTGCACGGCCAGCCCGAAATCCCTGGCCTCGAAGCGCTTGAGGCCCCTGGCGGCCGCTTCGGCGGCGTCGGCGATCTGCGTGGCGATGCCGACGTGGCAGGTGTCGCACTGGCAGCCGCGGCAGATGGTGCACCCGGCCGCGACCATGGCCAGCGTGCCGAAGCCGCAGCGGTTGGCCCCGAGCAGCATGAGCTTGACGACCTCGCGGCCCGTCTTGAGGCCGCCGTCCGCCCATAGCTCGACCAGGTGGCGCAGGCCGGCCGCGGTGAGCGCCCGGTGCGCCTCGCTCACGCCGATCTCGATCGGCAGGCCCACGTGCTCCAGCGCGTGCACCCGGGCGGCACCCGTGCCGCCCTCGCAGCCCGCCAGGGCGATCGCGTCGGCGCCGGCTTTGGCGATGCCCACCGCGATCGTGCCGATGTTGGGCACGACCGGCACCTTCACCGAGATCAGCGCGAATGGATTGACCTCCCGCAGTTCCAGGACGAGTTGCGCGAGGTCCTCGATCGAGTAGATGTCGTGGTTGTTGGACGGCGAGATGAGATCCACTCCCGGCGTGGCGTTGCGGGCCCGGGCGACCTGCGCGGTGACCTTCCGGCCCGGCAGGTGGCCACCCTCGCCCGGCTTGGCGCCCTGGCCGATCTTGATCTCGATGATGCACGCCGAGTTGAGCATCTCGGACGTGACGCCGAACCGGCCGCTGGCCACTTGCTGCCCGCGATGGCGCCGATAGCGGCCGACCAGGTCGCCGATCTCCCCGCCCTCGCCGTTGATGCAGACGACGTTCAGGCGGCGGGCGGCTTCCAGGTATGCCCGGAAGGCCGTCTCGCCCTGCGAGCCGAAGGACATCGCCGAGATGGCGATCGGGAACTCATGCGTGCCCACGCGGGTGTCCACCTCGCTCGCGCGCACGGGCGTTCGGCCGGCCGGGGCGAGAGCGAGCAGGTGCCGCAACGCCACCGGGTGGCGCCGTGCCTCTTCCTCCACCCGCGCGGAGTAGGCCGCGTAGGGCGCCTGGCCCGCCGCCACCTGGCCCGCGGCCTTCCAGACGTAGGGGTAGAAGCGGCGTTCCCGGCGCGCCTTGACCGGTTCATCCCCGGGCGCCGCCAGGCGGGCGCGGGCGCGAGCAGCCTGTTCCGCGCCCTCGATGGTCAGGCCGGCGCGCTCTGACCCGCCAAAATCCCGGACGCCCAGCAGGGCCGCGATCTCCGGCCCGACGCCGATGGTCGCGAAGTTGCGCCCGTAGCCTCGCAACTCGTGCGTCCCCATGGTGGAGACGATCTTCTCCAGGCCCTTCCCGATGGCTTCCAGCAACCGGGGCGCGGCCGATCCGGCCAGATCGATCATGATCCAGGGAGCGACGCCGTCGGCACCCAGGCCGAACACGAGCGCCAGGTCGTGCAAGTGGCGCAGCGAGCCGCTCCGGACGATCACGGCGGCGTCGCGCCGGCGGCCGGCCGCGGCGAGGGCACGATCAACGGTCGCCAGGGCCAGGAGCGGATCGATCGGCAGGAAGGCGCCGGCGAAGGCGCCGCCGTCGTCGCAGACCAGCAGTTCGGCGCCCGCGGCCACCGCCGCGACGGCCTCCCCGCCCAGGCGCGCCAGAGCGCCGCGCAGGTCGCCGCTG
Encoded here:
- a CDS encoding glutamate synthase, with amino-acid sequence SVPAAGAESAPVAGAETLPAAGAETLPAAGADPANTVPERILAAFGFRQEDIAFCKAMAESGADPIGSLGYDGPLAALSPAGRLLADYCRESVAVVTNPALDREREREHFSTQWEFGPRSGPSRVTIDLPVFADRDLAGLAARLATKTLAATFPASGDLRGALARLGGEAVAAVAAGAELLVCDDGGAFAGAFLPIDPLLALATVDRALAAAGRRRDAAVIVRSGSLRHLHDLALVFGLGADGVAPWIMIDLAGSAAPRLLEAIGKGLEKIVSTMGTHELRGYGRNFATIGVGPEIAALLGVRDFGGSERAGLTIEGAEQAARARARLAAPGDEPVKARRERRFYPYVWKAAGQVAAGQAPYAAYSARVEEEARRHPVALRHLLALAPAGRTPVRASEVDTRVGTHEFPIAISAMSFGSQGETAFRAYLEAARRLNVVCINGEGGEIGDLVGRYRRHRGQQVASGRFGVTSEMLNSACIIEIKIGQGAKPGEGGHLPGRKVTAQVARARNATPGVDLISPSNNHDIYSIEDLAQLVLELREVNPFALISVKVPVVPNIGTIAVGIAKAGADAIALAGCEGGTGAARVHALEHVGLPIEIGVSEAHRALTAAGLRHLVELWADGGLKTGREVVKLMLLGANRCGFGTLAMVAAGCTICRGCQCDTCHVGIATQIADAAEAAARGLKRFEARDFGLAVQQLCTFLGALGDELRELTGMLGFRRTQDLVGHGNCLRQVAGHDQVDLGDLLQPLPVLPGLLETARDPVRRARERRTRGRRVFGRLAPPPAGTAPLVP